Within Desulfobacter sp., the genomic segment GGCCTTAAGCTTTTTATAAAAAGAGGGGGCGCCATGGACGAGCGGATGATGGAGGAAATGAAAACCCTGGGATTTTCGGCCTATGAATCCCGTGCCTATCTGGCATTGCTGGAGGAATTTCCGGTGAACGGCTACGCCCTGAGCAAGGCCTCCGGCATTCCCCGTTCCAGGATCTACGAGGTCATCAAAAACCTCATTGCAAAGCAGATGGTGTTTGAAGACGCCCAGGGGAAAACCAAGGTCTATACCCCCATGGAACCCGAGATTTTCATCAAAAAACTGCGGGCCAGGTACAACAAAATCTTTGACGACCTCACCGATTATGCCGGCACCCTCTACCGGGAGCCCAAACAGGATGACAAGCTGGTGGTGATCCAGGGCCGGGATAATATTATTTCCTTTTTAAAGGTGCTCATCAAAGGGGCCAGGGAGCGGATGGCCGTCTCCATCTGGGATGAGGAACTCAACGCCCTGACCGAGGAACTGGATGAAGCCCTGGAACGGGGGGTGAGGCTGAGGGGAATATATTTCGGTACGGCAAAGGTCTATGAGGACCTGGTGCCCCACCGTCGGATCAAGCGGTATATGGCCGAAAAAAAAGAACGGTATCTTTCGGTGATCATCGACCATTCCCATGTGGTCTCGGGCATTGTCTCCCGTGGGGAGGCCTCAAAGGTCACCTGGAGCCGGGATGAGGGCTTTATCGAGGTCAGCGAGGATTATATCGCCCATGACCTGGTGGTCAACCTTTACTCCGCCTCCCTGGATGATGCACGGTACCGGGAGTTCGAGGCCTTTGCCGATACCGTGCACGACAGCTTTTTCCATTATTCCGAGGCGGAGTTCAAGAAATTCAGGGAACTGATCTAACCCTGGATTTATTCCGGCTCGTGGCGGATGACCGGATACTCCTTGTCTCTTTC encodes:
- a CDS encoding TrmB family transcriptional regulator, encoding MDERMMEEMKTLGFSAYESRAYLALLEEFPVNGYALSKASGIPRSRIYEVIKNLIAKQMVFEDAQGKTKVYTPMEPEIFIKKLRARYNKIFDDLTDYAGTLYREPKQDDKLVVIQGRDNIISFLKVLIKGARERMAVSIWDEELNALTEELDEALERGVRLRGIYFGTAKVYEDLVPHRRIKRYMAEKKERYLSVIIDHSHVVSGIVSRGEASKVTWSRDEGFIEVSEDYIAHDLVVNLYSASLDDARYREFEAFADTVHDSFFHYSEAEFKKFRELI